The Anas platyrhynchos isolate ZD024472 breed Pekin duck chromosome Z, IASCAAS_PekinDuck_T2T, whole genome shotgun sequence genome includes a window with the following:
- the ARL14EPL gene encoding ARL14 effector protein-like has protein sequence MSDHMEANGKKSNTGQETSAEGNVSPAKDCSKTQKRLQQIERQLKFLAFQNPGPQVADFNPETREQKKKACISQMNQDFFNKPKIMKKYDKHGRLLCNNIDLCDCLEKNCLGCFYPCPKCNSNKCGPECRCNRKWVYDTIETEAGNVISAFPFFIND, from the exons ATGAGTGATCACATGGAAGCAAATGGCAAGAAAAGCAACACTGGGCAGGAAACatctgcagaaggaaatgtCTCTCCTGCCAAGGACTGCTCAAAAACCCAAAAAAGACTG caaCAAATCGAGAGACAACTAAAATTCTTAGCTTTTCAAAATCCAGGACCTCAGGTAGCTGACTTCAATCCTGAAAccagagagcagaaaaaaaaagcgtgCATTTCACAGATGaaccaagatttttttaataagccCAA AATTATGAAGAAGTATGACAAACATGGCCGGCTGCTTTGTAATAACATCGATTTGTGTGACTGCCTGGAAAAGAACTGCCTGGGTTGCTTCTATCCTTGCCCCAAATGCAATTCAAATAAATGTGGACCAGAATGTCGCTGCAACAGGAAATGGGTTTATGATACAATTGAGACTGAAGCTGGGAATGTGATCAGTGCTTTCCCATTTTTTATCAATGACTGA